The following coding sequences lie in one Apium graveolens cultivar Ventura chromosome 3, ASM990537v1, whole genome shotgun sequence genomic window:
- the LOC141711042 gene encoding uncharacterized protein LOC141711042: MGQTKAKGQVIGDGRRDIDIGGRGREDGGRDRQYGGRSSDTVIRDGGRGRGDGGRPKNTVIWDFGRGKGDGEKGKVNVIGNRVRDRVDDGRGRFYVGRGRVNVDDSDSDSDSDNDSDYECEGEGLDESEKEIEGEEEIEGEDNMEGEEDTEGGDDMECDQETTNGRATRSVSYGDYKKPPMKGEPKLGVVQFVDDKTIK; the protein is encoded by the exons ATGGGTCAAACGAAAGCTAAGGGTCAGGTAATAGGAGATGGGAGAAGGGACATAGATATTGGTGGAAGAGGCAGAGAGGATGGTGGAAGGGACAGACAGTATGGTGGAAGGTCCAGCGATACAGTAATACGAGATGGTGGAAGGGGCAGAGGGGATGGTGGAAGGCCCAAGAATACAGTAATATGGGATTTTGGAAGGGGCAAGGGGGATGGTGAAAAGGGGAAGGTTAATGTCATAGGAAATAGAGTTAGGGATAGAGTAGATGATGGGAGGGGCAGATTTTATGTAGGCAGGGGTAGAGTAAATGTTGATGATAGCGATAGCGATAGCGATAGTGATAACGATAGCGATTATGAATGTGAGGGTGAGGGACTTGATGAGAGTGAGAAAGAAATTGAGGGTGAGGAAGAGATTGAAGGTGAGGACAATATGGAGGGTGAGGAAGATACTGAGGGTGGAGATGATATGGAATGTGATCAGGAGACTACTAATGGGAGAGCTACAAGAAGTGTGAGCTATGGTGATTACAAAAAACCACCAATGAAGGGAGAGCCTAAACTTGGAGTGGTGCAATTTGTCGATGACAAAAC GATCAAATAA
- the LOC141714974 gene encoding uncharacterized protein LOC141714974, whose product MAKKTAEYIRWHHDRVVVEGELSHPADRDEWKQFDRRFPDFAREMRNVRLGLSSDEFDPFRDPHTRGYTVWPVIVVVYNLPPSMCTKAPFMFMPLLIPGPTDPTKDLHVYLRPLIDELKILWRTGVETYDRLSCTNFMMKAALMWTISDFRALGMLSGWSTKGKLACHVCVGDVKGIQLKHGGKPSFYGTARYFLEPNDPLRRSTKFGSRETRSVTTRHSGLMARAVCEDIQFPPPGKMSWRKPRDYGVTHNWTHRSPFFELPYWQTPNLCHNIDVMHTKKNIFDNIFYIMLGDKNKTKDKDKAREDCKELGLHRDLWIQDDGTKPNASYVLTIEQVHKLFKWIEELKLPDGYVSNISRCVNFEKHTVQGMKSYDCHIFMQKLLPIVCRDFLPKHVCDVLTELSNFFQDLCASNLKYTDLEKMEKNIVKILSKIETIYIPGFFDPMEHLPVHLATECKLDGPTNFRWMYFVERYLHGLNMKVKNKARPEGSMARRYIEEESVHFCSLYFEEKFETVHNKLCRNKAPKKFCDPNLLEVYRYPTKPQLHTGHRFLGDEEKRLAKYYVLINSPEVAIYLSEFHKLVCKHHPEFNDAEKEMYQKERFTNWMERRVTNNRWVINPKFKDLIRGPMANMETYKGCLCNGYKFDCGNINERTSQNSGVVVIGSSYKESYGNRRKTT is encoded by the exons ATGGCTAAGAAGACTGCAGAATATATAAGGTGGCACCACGACAGAGTTGTAGTTGAAGGGGAATTATCTCATCCAGCAGATAGAGATGAATGGAAGCAATTTGATCGTAGATTTCCTGATTTTGCAAGAGAGATGCGGAATGTTAGACTTGGCCTCTCTTCTGACGAATTTGATCCATTTCGTGATCCACACACGAGAGGTTATACGGTGTGGCCTGTGATAGTTGTTGTTTACAATCTTCCACCATCCATGTGCACAAAAGCTCCATTTATGTTTATGCCTCTTCTTATTCCTGGGCCTACTGACCCGACAAAAGATCTTCATGTCTATCTCCGACCATTGATTGATGAATTGAAAATTTTGTGGAGAACAGGGGTAGAAACATATGATAGGTTATCATGTACAAACTTTATGATGAAGGCAGCTTTGATGTGGACAATTAGTGATTTCCGCGCACTTGGCATGCTTAGTGGATGGTCAACTAAAGGTAAATTGGCATGTCATGTATGTGTTGGAGATGTGAAAGGAATACAACTTAAGCATGGTGGTAAACCTAGTTTCTATGGCACTGCTAGATATTTCTTGGAACCAAATGATCCGTTGAGAAGGAGTACTAAGTTTGGGAGTAGAGAGACACGTTCAGTCACAACTCGACATTCAGGATTAATGGCAAGGGCTGTTTGTGAGGATATACAGTTTCCTCCCCCTGGAAAAATGAGTTGGAGAAAGCCTAGAGACTATGGTGTGACACATAATTGGACTCATCGCTCTCCTTTTTTCGAGCTACCATATTGGCAGACACCCAATCTTTGCCACAACATTGATGTCATGCACACGAAGAAAAATATCTTTGATAACATTTTTTACATAATGTTAGGTGATAAAAATAAGACCAAAGATAAAGACAAAGCAAGAGAAGATTGTAAAGAATTAGGTCTACATCGTGATTTATGGATACAAGATGATGGCACAAAGCCAAATGCGTCATATGTGCTTACAATAGAACAAGTTCACAAGTTGTTCAAGTGGATTGAAGAATTGAAACTTCCAGATGGGTATGTTTCAAATATATCAAGGTGTGTAAATTTTGAAAAACACACTGTTCAAGGAATGAAATCATATGATTGTCATATCTTTATGCAAAAATTATTGCCTATTGTTTGTCGTGACTTTCTACCGAAGCATGTGTGTGATGTTCTTACTGAGTTGTCCAACTTCTTTCAAGATTTGTGTGCATCAAATTTGAAATACACTGATTTGGAGAAAATGGAGAAGAACATAGTAAAGATTTTGTCCAAAATTGAAACCATATACATTCCTGGTTTTTTTGATCCAATGGAACATTTGCCCGTGCATTTGGCTACTGAGTGTAAGTTAGATGGCCCGACAAATTTTAGATGGATGTATTTTGTTGAAAGATACTTGCATGGTCTAAACATGAAAGTTAAAAATAAAGCTCGGCCGGAGGGTTCAATGGCCAGACGCTATATTGAGGAGGAAAGTGTACACTTTTGCTCTTTGTATTTTGAAGAAAAGTTTGAAACAGTGCATAACAAGTTGTGCCGTAATAAGGCCCCAAAAAAATTTTGTGATCCCAATTTGTTAGAAGTTTATAGATATCCGACAAAACCTCAGCTGCATACGGGACATAGATTTTTGGGTGATGAAGAAAAAAGGCTTGCTAAGTATTACGTACTCATTAATTCACCAGAAGTTGCCATATATTTGAG TGAATTTCACAAGCTAGTTTGCAAGCATCATCCGGAATTCAATGATGCTGAAAAAGAAATGTATCAAAAAGAAAGATTCACAAATTGGATGGAAAGAAGG GTAACAAATAATAGATGGGTCATTAATCCTAAGTTCAAGGATTTAATTAGAGGTCCAATGGCGAATATGGAAACTTATAAAGGGTGTCTTTGTAATGGCTACAAGTTTGATTGTGGAAATATCAATGAACGCACTTCACAAAATTCGGGCGTGGTTGTGATAG GATCTTCTTACAAAGAGAGCTATGGAAATAGACGGAAGACTACTTGA